The Raphanus sativus cultivar WK10039 chromosome 2, ASM80110v3, whole genome shotgun sequence DNA segment gttacgagaggttttcttcttgccggacgcttttggcggtccatgcttttgcgctaggattttcatctcttcttccatgatgatgaaatccgttgccttgtggagagtgtcctggatggtgcgtggcctttccagagaaatccactttcggaatttcgatttgtaccagaggttttttctcagggcgtcgatggcgactctgtcgctgaggcctgttaccctggacattaCGAGTTTGAACCttcttatgtagtcgcggagcggttcgtcttccttttgaattagactacaaaggtctacgtcggaagttttccctgtccatgaacatggagaatcgcttcagaaaagccgaagcaagctggcggaaacttccgatggagtttcttttcaagtgtgagaaccactcgagcgcagcacctctgaggttctcgacaaataggagacagcagccgacatcctttttccgctccggaagtttagaccttgccatcgcaatctggaaagactgcagatgtgcctttgggtatgtggttccatcgtaggtgggaagctttattttcccaggatctgagactcgtgcctccgtgattcgagaggtgaacggagtttttctcgactcctcgaggagcaggtcgatctcgggggcagtgctggtcgcgtggtgaatctgcgattttaccgctttcacctcggctgcagttttggcgatgtactcgcgcaaatcgtggatctcgttggcgccgttcgcgctcctcTGTCTACGTtggcggcgataggcccgagtctgatcctcagccaacctttcttgctctgaccagtagaggtcttcttcctcttctgtcatgggtttttcgaaggctgccgccagtcgagctgactgacttcgggtccttctgtggtggatgtcgcGTCTTCGTCGGATGGATCCGTttgatcgctgacatccagattgattctttcgacgtcttctccttcgttgtcccttgcaggaggtggaaggttgcccgtcattttcttctgccccgtcggagtggtatcgtcagggacgagttccgaggattttctcggggcatctttttcttggtctccggaagttccgaagtcgagcctcctgaccttggtggatccgcgcgggagtttgcttttcgctgttaaggtattgacatgtttagcgagtgaagccattagtttctcttgttcttccgaccgtttctgggcggtggcgaacagttccttcacctggtccagcatcgcggttttgcctcggcagtgaccgtcgatacgtttccatcaggagtcttctcagcgttgacatcgacggctggtccgtcgtgtgtttgcttgtctttttccgtgtcaacagacatgcttaactgggcgtgcgtagttgcgagaaagataaagccgtgaatccccctccttctagcgccaaactgtgggaaccaaaattcgcactgtcgattttagttaagttaaaatgtaggaaaactaagttgacctagttttcccgaggatcccggctatctgctgggccacgcacgacaaagttaatacgagtctagtttgggaataaatgcataaaataaagagagcaaaaagaaagaatcttatttgcgaatctgcggagagcgttggacaacaggtcgagatctcggccgcaagagctgtcgatcgtcgctagtctcgaaacctagatctaacctagttgagtcgcagctcgctaaaaaaggaaataagcgcctaagttctaagttgctctggagtggtttctttcttctgatttcggatcccccttcctctgctcctagctttgcttatatactcccatatgacggtctatccttgatgggctgagtccgccgcgggctggactttttccattttcgttggttttcgcgtttatcgggaaagttgacatttatcttttcggaaagttgacatttatcttttcggaagtttaacatttatcttgtcatgcgaagataattgtaaaccgtcgtatctatccttttagaaaatcgtaaacgggttgtttgatcgggtttggtccctttcgggccgtcttccggtcttccgctgttttctacgattttctttgaaagaatgctcctacgggtctttcggaagatcttcgatccattgctgaggcacatggtgttttaagataaccatcaccgttttatacgaagtcttcctgtccgttgacgtcttacgggttctttggaatcttggagcaggaaaaggagttttgtttgcgggatctcggaaagtctcaaaacacggatttctggcgacccggaggcctagaacttacgcacgaagactagccgtccgatgacccgagccagcacggggctagccgcccggcgaccacggccagcacgggcgctagccgccggcggccacggccagcacggggctagccgcccggcggccacggccagcacgggcgctagccgccggcggccacggccagcacgggtctagccgcccggcggccacggccagcacgggcgctagccgccggcggccacggccagcacggggctagccgcccggcggccacggccacgtccggagttggctgctcggttccttcgacGTGTGCGTGtcttttgcgtttttagtttttccgtaggtttttccttgtgtagaaaaagtttctagcagttgatttcgagatgattaatctcgaacttaatattttcttgaggtttctcgattaacaattagtctctcgaggttgctctaacatttttcatgtttttccgagactttcggacatcgatttcgtcttgaccgattttgaccccaacacttGGGAGATCAATGTCCGGGAACTATGAGTTAGGCCCGTAAAGGGTGTTTGTGTTTTAAGACAGTACTCGATTATGACCCCCATTTCAGAGGGCAggtatatttacatttttttgtaatcatatttatgtttaatattattagAATAGATATAATANNNNNNNNNNNNNNNNNNNNNNNNNNNNNNNNNNNNNNNNNNNNNNNNNNNNNNNNNNNNNNNNNNNNNNNNNNNNNNNNNNNNNNNNNNNNNNNNNNNNGTcccttaaataaatgaaatatataattgGACCATACATTTATCAATTGGACATTattgtgttttaatagaatagatgttccatgttttatgttttgtctATCAATATGTATCGTACTCACCCCTTGGAGCTTTAAAATATGTGAAAAGAATGTCTCTGATCCTCGCTGTTAGGGTTTCGACATGTTTAGCGAGAGAGCCCATGAGCCTATCTTGTTCCTCCGACTTTCTTTCGATAGTCGAGAGCATCTTCCAGACTTCCTCGAACGCCGTGGTGTTTGCATTAGCATTGACCGCAGAGACTTTTGCTGCTGGAGTATTTTCAACGTTGTCGTGAGCGACATCGCCGTCATGAGGTGGTTGATTGTTCTGATCTTCTGTAGCCAAGTCTGGCCAAAAGTTTTGCGGCTGCGAGTTagattgatccgtacccccactccttctagcgccaaaatTTGGGAACCAAAATTCACACCATCGATTCTCGTAAACAGAGGAAAGTTAAGAAACCCTAACTTTCCCTGAGGTCCAAGATTTCTGCTAATCCAAACGTCAAGTagtcaaaatatgaaaaagacaaagagaaaataAATCGAAGTAAAGAGCAAAACAGGAAAGATCTTATTATGAATCCGCGTTTGAACACAACGATCGCACAATATGTCCTATAAGCCTCGACTTCAAGAGCTGTTAGCAAGTTCTAATGACCTAAACTTTGAACCTAGTTAAGTTGCAAAACGGAAAATGCCTAAATCGCCTAGGTTtttctaagtgctaagttgctttGTGAAAAATTTTGTCTTGCGCCTCTGGCCTTGACTCCTTTTATATATCCCTCTTAGGTCACTcgtcttttcctttttttcccTGACTCGAGTCTATATCTTCGCAGAAGTATTCCATATTCTCTTGATCTTCATCATTATCCttgaaacttgacatttatcttctcATGTGGATATTAGATAGACCGTCATAGAAATTTTGGCTCATTCTTATTTAAAATCGTAAGTGGGCTTTTGTCACGTTTCTCGTGCCGTTTTTTTACTTAAGTGTTTATTTACGAATTTTTGAAGAAATCACCTTTGGTATGATGTTAGTTCTATGGGATGATGAAAACCAATCATATAGTCGATATAACGATGATGTTAAGTTAATTGTTACCGTTTTATACGATTGATTTGAGAGTTTATGAGAAaacatgttttgatatttttattgtaaagttTCAAGAGACGATGGAGAGAGCAACAAGGGTGAGACGAGCATCGGTGCATGATGTCAAGACTCGAAGGAGACGAAGCAAGAGACAATTATTTCAAGACTCGAAGGAGAGAGCAACAAGTGTGAGACGAGCATCGATGCATGATGTTGCCTCATGGCGACTTGATGCCTAAGAGGTGAGGTCACCTACTAGCGACCCGGAGGTTGAAGCTCTCTGTTGCATGTTGGCAACCTGAATGGAGGCGAGTCGGGTTGCCCACTGGCGACCCGGAGAGAGAAGGTCATAGTCGCCTGCTAGCGACCCGAGGAGAGGCGAGTTGGTCGCCCTCTGGCAACCCGGAGAGGTAAGGTTCTGATCGCCTGCTGGCGATCCGGAGGGAGGAGAGCCCGCTGGCGACCCGGAGAAAGAAGGTCTCGGTTTCCTGCTGGCAACTCGAAGGGAGGTGAGTTGGTCGCCCGCTTTCGACCTGGAGAGAGAAGAGCTTGGTCGCCTGCATGCGACCCGGAAGGAGGCAAGCTGGTTGCCTGCTGGCGACCCGGAGAGAGGAGGGAGTGGTCGCCCGTTGGTGACTCGGAGGGAAGACTTGCGATCGCCCGCTTGCAACCCAGAGAAGGGAGCACGCAGTCACGCCATGTTGACCCAGAGCAGCGAGTGTGCAGTCACCCCCATGGCGACCAGAGCAGCGAGCGGTCGCCCCATAAGGAGATAATGAGACGATGGGAAGTTGGGACTagtctttttcttattttatcgTACTTTCAGAAGTCGTTTGTTAATAGATCGAACAATCTTTTTTCGAGAACTTGTTGCTCAATTTACTATGATGCTCAATTAATTTACGTAAAtacttattttagataaatctcaatttttagttttcttttttcttttgctacaACCATCAGATTACATGTgtaactttacaaaaaaataaaatgatataaattctaaacccaaataaaaaaatatatataatagtagaAGATATTGAACACATTTTAGAAACCATCAAACATAATATAACATTTCTGACAAAATAATATAGTAGTAAAAGATATTGTGTTACATAAGTGAAATGAAATatcaaatgaaacaaaacaatacATATTgtgttacatttttattatatatttttatgagaaATTTGGGAAAAGAGAACTAAAATACTAGTACTTTGTCCCCTTAGAATAATTTTAGTAATGTTTGTCCCCTTagaacaaatttttaataaaaccaaatttagtCCTCCGATTGATTTAAGCCTtgaattaataacaatttaattttcttaaaaaagtaGTAATCCTATACTAATTAAATCGATATagtagtaaaatattaaaaaactaaaagtaaaaagtaaataaaggtaaaaaacaaaaaaacagattaGTCTTTCTCTCGACAACTGCATGCTCGAGAAGAGGCAATTCCCTTTTCCACCATCTTCTCCGGTGCGTCTTGATTCGCCGACAAATTCTACGCCGGCGATCCATCTTTTCATACTCCTTCCTCCTTCCTCCATCCTCCTTCCTCCATCCTCCTtggtatttttcttttctcctcCTTGTTTTCTCCGAAATTGTTTTGCCATTTAACTCACCTTGTTTTCTCCGACAGCGTATATAGGAGTTGGCGCGAGGAGGACGAAGCCTCTACTGACCATTAAGAACAACAAGGTCTTTGATTTTAATCTCCGTCCCTCTTTTCCCCAAaattgaaggttagggtttttGAGATCCCCTtttcgattttgtttttttttgttgatgcaTGTATTGGTTACATACTGATGTGCATGTATTGTTGTTAATTACAATAAAGTCGATCAATTTTGGGGTTTTTTTGTGATCCTTTTGTATACAATTTAACATGTTCAATCGATTAAAGCTTGTTAATGTTAGGTTTTTGGTTGTAGTTGATGTGTCAATTGATAGCGAGTAGAAGCTCTAAGTGAATCAAGTTTATTGTTTgaaattcatatattttgatatattaagtGAACAATTATGCATGATATTGGCTAAGAGGGTAGGATGAGATGGCCTTATATTTTCCTTATGTACCAGGAAGAGtttgaattgtttaaaaacCATTCAATTCATGTAGATGGTTGTCATTCTAGTTTGCGGTTGTGTTCATGGTGAGATTGAGTTATATTTTATCTGGAATCcgtttttatttagtttgaaTTGTATAATGGAGTAGTGAAATTGATTTTGTTACcatgttttgtttgttgttcATTCCTCAATTTTCCTAGAGACATCACTAACATTTGAATTTTTGGCTTTTATGATTTATAGGAATGGTGTACCAGTTTCCAAAATGCATACTTCAACAAGGAGCTGAGCCCCAGATAGATAAGATTAACAACATGTGTAGATGTGGAATTCTTGACGACATCAAGAGTGCTCTCAGAGATGAGTATGATGAAGTTTTGAAAGACTCTGTCTTCGGTCAGATTCTAGCAATCATAGAGAACCAGCTCATTTTCTCAGGGAGGATTATCCACAGCTTCATTTGCAAGCAGCTTCACTTTTTTCCGATTTCACAAGCTTGTAGTCGAAATTATGTTTTACTGCACATATCTCCATTGTTGCATTCGAAGCTGTTTTGTTAGTAAAATGTTGACCCTTTTTCACAACATCTACCAGAGAAAAATGGACATACTTTCCACTGATCATATCTTTGTCATGCTCGttatcatcatcactttcatcaaccttgtcatcttcttcttcatgcgTGGTTTGACCATCAATAGCAGCATCTGAAAGTTCATACGACATAGCCTCTTCCTCTCTGTTAGGCGACTCAGCAGCTTCTTCATTCATGTTAGATCCGACCTTAGATCGAATACACACACATAGCCGCTTTGAAGCTTGGTTCTTCACACATGTAAGAAATTTTTTCAGTTGCTGATCACTGGTGATGAAAACCGGTGGTGAGTCGTTTCCACTCACCAAATCAGAAGGTAAGTAACTCAGCTCGATATTGACCATGTTTAAATCGACTCCAAACTCCTCACAAACCATAATTCCAAGGTGCTCAACGGTTTTGCTTGTGTCCAAAGTAAGTAATCTACCTCCatttttttcatcaatatgAAATTTCCAACCGTTTCTTCCCGATGatttccaaaaaccagaatagaCATATATGTGCATTTTTGAAGATTTGATTGAGAAAAATTTGGAAGAATTATGAAAAGGAGAAGAAACCACACGTTTTTTCTAAACTGTGGTTGGCAACGATGAACTGGAATTTAGggaaaaaattttaaaaaggaaataaaaaagatttaatagatttagaaaatattttgtgacagtTATTTCCAAGATTTTCGGATTTAGTTACGAATCCGGTAGAACATACTTTCTACAACTGGTAGAATATAGATGAATTGGTAGATAGTGAATACAGAGAAAGTAGACAAATGAGAGTTTAGAAGAAAGTATATTCTTCGAAGGAAGACATAAGAACATTTATTAGGTTTTATGATCTTCCAATTATTCAGACAAGAgtataaaatatagattatgTACTCTACCTTTGTAGATTTAAATGGTTTTGGTGTATTTTGCAGTCTACCATGTGTAGATCGTTGTGGTTGTAGTAGATTGTATATTCTGAAACGCCGTAGATGGTAGATCTGATATATTAACAACTTTAGTCCATTTTGCAAACTGTTATTccagatatttatttataaaaataatatttttcatatatacacatacatgAGTACTTcatgtttcatatttttctttatttttttgctttgcagattattttatatgaatttttataaccTTCAAGGGTAGTGGAAgtccaaaaatgaaaaaaattgatttagttCTAAGGGGACAAAGTACTAGTATTTTAGTTCTCTTTTCCCAAATTTCcctatttttattacatatgtatataatagaactttctcaaaaaaaatgtatataatagaATAGAACACAATAAACATTGTATTCATCTTCTCTGATCAATCTTTTGTAACTCATGACGATGGAAGAGAAATGCATCTGACAACAGCAGATGAGAAGGTGCATGTAACGTGGATGGTGAACGGAATTTTGTTGTTAGTAAAATAGGTAGAAGGTAATAAAATACAGTGGGAAAGTGTGAGGGAAAAATGGGGTGGGGAGACAGTAGCAAAATGATTACGACGGCAACTTAGAGATAATAATATTACGGACCAAAATCTCATATGGACTAGATGGACAAAAAGTATTCTGCAGCATCCTTAAAAAAATCTGTATGGACCAAATAGTTGTAAACTACCATATTGCCTTTCATGAATGGACAATATGAGCCATTGGATTATACAATAtcatattttctatgttttaatCCTGATCTCACGTTTCCACAGATCTCTCATTCTCTCTCCTCTATCTCTTTAATCTCAACCACATAAATAACTCACAGTCAcacgatttttttaattttattatctcATTCGACTCAGTATAACTAGTATAACTCGTATAACTAaacatgttaaaaataatttaacagatatataaatattataattcgTGTACAATTTGTAATTACTATAGTTAACACAACTAGTAAATCATGTTTTACATATGATGATAAAATTTCATCTATTTTTCTTAGGTTCTTTAACTTTTGTTAAATTATCAAATTACACTAtcaattttacataaaatactTTATAGTTTTAAGGTTTGTTAATTAGATTGACCATactattatgaaaaataaaaatcaaaaatatttttacaaagttataATGTGAAAATATTGGTACAACTCCTgaaactaaacatataaagcatttggtataaaatatattaaatattaaacgaGTATTACTGGTACAAATGATACAACTTTGACATCCCAGAATTTGACAAAATCAATTCGGTATTCCATATGGAAAACAATCAAATGGCCAAACTAGTAAGTGTTTAGATAGATTccatattttttatgatttttgtttcttttttttgtttttggcaaTTCTTACACCGAACATAAGTTTACATGATCTTCCTTATACTTTTAAGGTTTGTTAACTTGTTTGTCTACATAATTTATgaaaaacatacattaaatgTAGTTTTATGAAATTGATGATTTCATTGTAACTTGGCAAAGCTGTGTACATATAAATAAGTGGTACAACTgaggtaaatatatttattatgtggtacaactaatatttttttgatttcaCCGTCAAAAGTATAACTATGCACAAACGAGTACAACTCAcaaactagtacaactatgtaCAGAATGTACAACTAAAAAATTAGTACAACTActtgttattttatttccaTGTTCGAAATTGCGCTAGGTGCGAGTCGGGCGGCAACGTCGGGCCTAGCGAGTTATCAAAAAATCGGTGATTAATCACTGATTACTCGgggattaatttttaataattaatatattttaattcttaaaatatattataaatttataacacagaacttataaaccaaaatatattgaaatttcTTCTAATACACATCGAGTTCAAAAGACAAAAGCTAATTTTCTATACACGGGATACACCAAAAAAAGATATTGTCTTGATCTTAAGAATATACAAAAAGGTACTTCTAATCTTCAAAGATCAAGTTATCACCGTGCAATAGAAAGATGTGTTAGAAGTTATATCTTGTACATTACACctgtaaacaaaaagaaaacaatgtcAGCTTGACTTTGaaagcaaaaacaaacaaagacaaaaacatGACTtgatgaaacaaaacatcaCACGTTCCTCATGTTTATCTCTGTAGTCTGTTCCAAACCAAgactttgacaaaaaaacagaaaatcaaaCATCGAAAGTGTAAACCAAAACAGAGACACAACGAAAAAGACAATAAACTGACCTTACGAAGCCATTTGTGTCTCAGGAAACAGTACAATGTCTTGGAAGACATCAGGTTCAAACTCCATGTCGacaatatcttcttcttcttcagattcaaAGTCATCATCAAACAAAGCTCTTACCCTTGGAGCTTGGGTTTCAGTCAGAAAATTAACATCACTATCTTGTTCTTCCACACGTTCCACAAGCCAGTCTTCAACGGTATCTTCATTGCCATCTTCAAACATCACATCCGCgtttttctctctgatttttTCTGCATGTTAAGTAGCCTTGCGTTGAAATGAACATACACTAGACTGTTCAAGTGATTGACACCTAGTCtatttcttctctttgtatGGATCTACAATAAAAAAGTTAGTAAGTGTAAGCAATATGGTTGACAAAAAACAGAAGCTAGATGACTATAGACTAACCCCTTCAAAGCTACTCCAATTCCTTTCACATCCCGAAGAACTGGATGTCAGCGCAAGTATTCTTGTTGCCAACCTTTGTAGAGTAGGTGCACCACATCCATACGTTGCCCACCAATTCCCTAAGAGAAAGCAAgtgaaaaacattaaataaaagacaaatgatcaaataaaatcaagtaAAATGAGAATACAAACCTGGATCAAACTTGTCATCTTTTGTTTCACATCCCTTTAATGCCAAGGCTCTACCAAAAGAACCACTTTTGTTCTTGTATAGACTAACTTCATGATTCACAACTAAATCTTGCTTTTCAAAGTCTCCATGATAGAAAGTCTCAACACAAACAATGAACCCGTCCATGACCTCCATGTCAAGTTGGATATTGGGTTCTTTGTAGAAATAAAAAGGATTGAGGAAATAGGCAGCCATATGCAATGGAGTATCCAATCTACCTTTCATTTTCTCATCAATGATTCGAAAAACAGGGAGGTAATTCTTCTCCAAGTGATCAGAAGCTTCCTTGATAGATTTCTTAGCTTCTAAGATCTCACCAAAAATAAACCCAAGAGATGGAACCTTTTCCCCATCCGCCAACCTTAGAACTTTCACAAGAGGGCTGAAGACCTTCAGAATAACCAGCACACTATTCCAGAATGAATAAGTCATCACAATATCACTCGCATTTTTACCTTTCACGCACTTTGAATGCTTGCAATCATGCCACTCATCACTTCCAAACATACTCTTTAATTGTGCCTTCTTCTCGTACAAACTATGCAGTGTTAAGAAGCAAGTTGCAAACCTTGTTGCACCTGGCCGCACTATGTCTCTCTTTGCATATGCTCTCATCATAGATAAGGTCTTATGATGCGCATATATAAAGATGGTCACTGCCTTTGCTTGATCTATTATTCTAGCAAAACCAGCCAACTTCGAAATCCCTTCAAGCATCAAGTCAACTG contains these protein-coding regions:
- the LOC108843596 gene encoding uncharacterized protein LOC108843596, whose amino-acid sequence is MLKQKRPRIFWTGCAAHTVDLMLEGISKLAGFARIIDQAKAVTIFIYAHHKTLSMMRAYAKRDIVRPGATRFATCFLTLHSLYEKKAQLKSMFGSDEWHDCKHSKCVKGKNASDIVMTYSFWNSVLVILKVFSPLVKVLRLADGEKVPSLGFIFGEILEAKKSIKEASDHLEKNYLPVFRIIDEKMKGRLDTPLHMAAYFLNPFYFYKEPNIQLDMEVMDGFIVCVETFYHGDFEKQDLVVNHEVSLYKNKSGSFGRALALKGCETKDDKFDPGNWWATYGCGAPTLQRLATRILALTSSSSGCERNWSSFEGIHTKRRNRLGVNHLNSLVYVHFNARLLNMQKKSERKTRM